GCCATAAATGATGGAATGAGTGTGAGAATAATCACTGCCTACCGTCTCATTTTCGCAGCAGCTTCTACAGTTCCTCTTGCTCTTATTTTTGAAAGGTCCATACACAAATTTTTCCATTGTTTGAGATTATTGCATGTTTATGTCTTTGCCAATCTTTACGTGACATTTTCATAATCTTGCATCATTCAATAGTTTATCGTGAGCTTCGTATGTTTCTATACTTCCTATGTTTAGTGTGTCCAATTTGCAGGAAAAACTTACAAACGCTGACTTGGAGGGTGATTTTGAAGTCATTTTTCTGTGGATTATTCGGGTAATTACGTACACTCAATTTCgtttaacaatattataaacTGTATCATGAGTAAAGCTTTCGACATTATTTATGTTCTCACATGATGAATCAATAACGTGACAGGGGAAGTCTATTCCAAAACCTTTATTTCGagtccttgaaattgatttcaGCAACATTTGCTTCCGCTGTTTTTAACCTCATTCCTGCAGTCACTTTTATCTTGGCCGTCACTTGCGGGTACGTATCACTCTTCAACATATTAAGATATTCAATCTTCGTATCACAGATGACACTGATAAATTAACATATTCTTTTTGAATTTCCATAGTTTCGAGAAATTAAATTTCCAAAGGGTAGCTGGTAAGGCTAAGGTGTTGGGAACGATAACCGGAGTTGGCGGGGCAATGATGTTGACCTTTCTCAAAGGTGTAGAAATCAACATTTGGAACTTCCACATTAACCTTTTGCATAAAAAGGGTACCACGGAAACACTAAATGGTGACTCTGGAAGTAAATTGCTGGGAGTTTTTTGTGGTCTTGGAAGCTGCTTATGTTTTGCATTATGGCTCATTATTCAGGTTAGCTTAAGCTTAAGCATTAATTACTGAAACTAATTTGTCTGATTAGTGACAGTGTTGtgtttatatataattgattactATATATATGATACTTCAGGCTGAGATGAGTAAAGAGTTCCCAGGCCATCACTCAAGTACAGCTTTGATGTCAATAATGGGGGCAATTCAAGCCACTGTTTTTGCCCTGTGCATTGAGAAGGATTGGAGCCAATGGAGATTGGGTTGGAGCATTAGGCTTCTAGCTGCAGCATATTCGGTATTCTAGATACACACTTAACAATTAATTAGCGTATTAGTTTTGTgaagtaaaattaatatattggtGTTTTTGCAGGGAATTGTGGCTTCTGGAATAATGGTTGTTGTGATAGCATGGTGTGTGAGAATGAGGGGTCCATTGTTTGCATCTGTTTTCAATCCTCTTCTGCTAGTGCTAGTGGCCATTGCTGGTTCCTTGATGTTGGATGAGAATCTATACGTAGGAAGGTATGTACCAAATCTAATGCACCTCAATTAACATTATTCCATAATGATGATTAAGTTATTAGTTTACTGAAACATGTTTAATTAGTGTGATAGGAGCAGTGCTAATTGTGATGGGATTGTACATGGTGCTGTGGGGTAAGAGCAAGGAAATGGAAAGAGTGAGTGACTTAGAAACTACTCCAGAATTAGAAGAAATTGAGGTTGTTGTGACGTGTAGGGCAACAGAGGATGATAAAAGTGTGTACAGCAACGACAAGTACACCTGTAGTGAGAGGAACATTATTGAGAAGGATAATGATGATGCTTCAAAAAGCAGAGATGAAGGACAAGACAACGAAAGTAATGGGAAGAAACCTTGAAGGCCTAAAAAGTACAAGGAAGAATATAGAATGACAGAGGGTACATAGTTGGATGCAAAGCAAActcatcttttcttttcttttttccattgCTGCCACCTTCAAAAGGGAAAGATTTGATAGTTTACCCACACAGATGACAGATCCAACTTTATTCATAACCACTTCTAATAATTTCAatctaagaaaatatttattcttctcTTGAAATAATATCTGAATGTAAAGTGATTCATCTTGCAACTATGGAAGTGGATGAAGTACGTTTTCGATGCCATGCAAATTTACATTTAACACAGTTTGCGCTGTTATGAGTGGACACAAACATGTTCATCAAACCTTTGGGTCGCTGTTTGTTGTCGTTCGAGGTGACTTTTTGggttttttctttcctctcctAGGCCCATCTCGATTAAAATGACACGggaacaaatataaaatatatttaatttaatttgatttgtttaattttaatcaaattgaaTCTATCACTCAAATTggtttaatttgaattattaatttaaaatattaaagtattaaataacttatatttgCCTTTATTTGtgagaaagaaaattttatacagaattatttttttaaaacattaggATGGCCAGTTAGCATTCAATTCTCGTGGGATTCAAAATGCATTAAGATTATAAGAGATTAAAAAGTTTAGAGAAACATGTTAAACATATTATAGAAACAACACATAGTGATAGGGATGTGGTTGACACTATTACTGACACTAGTAATAGTGTCTTTAAAGATAATTCTAATGTCAACAAAATCTAATTAggagttttatgaaaatttttaacaagactcgaacaaaaattttatgaaaaaaagattcatttcattttttttatttgatttgatttttttacttttcttttattcatgtatatttaattatttttttcatttcatttctattcttttaataataaatgttcCCTTCCAATTCCAATTTTACTATTAAGTcacttgttttaattttatttagtctTTGAGATTTTATCAGTTTTATCAATACTGTGTTCCACTagtttattactttattttaattttggtaaATCTTTTACTAAGCCTATTGAAGTTTTGTTATATTTTCTACTTTCTCTTAGTTATTACTATAAATGCAAGCAATTGCTATATAGCTATATAAGGAAAACTACCTTAAATGATGAAATGTAATATTACTAAAATTGTTTGAGATTTTTTTGATACGTTTTGATGGATGGAAGTGGTTCATATTGTGCACGCATAcgcattaatttttaatttgataacgATGGATTTAAAAGAgtcctaataaaatataattgctACGATAgacaaattgaaaaataagtaCAAAATTGCATCATTTTAATCTTAACAGAATACATAGTTTAAGTAGAATTTGAGTTGCGAAcatgttttgaaataatttaggATATGTAAATTAActattacataaatataaatatacttaTAAAGCATTGTTTCATTTGgatttaatcataaaaattatttcttatttaaaattaatgataaaaataatttagttttaagaaTGGTATCctaacttttaatataatactttatttaaaataaattaaaatataaaaactgataattacataaaaatacatataatcaTAGAGTTCCGAGCTACAGTAAATTAGCACGTATTTACTATTAGGGGTAGTTATTTAgaataatatttagaattaattttgtgaaagcttaataataaaaagaattaagttATAAATCTTGAACTGTAATTAACATTTGgctatttaaaagatttaatgggaaaaaaattagaattcaaCATTCTTAATTAGAAGTCCATAGTCAATTatgtgttaaaataatattgttcaaCTTTTCTCCTGATCACAATTGTTTccactaaaatttgaaattatattcattattatatattagtataaGAAAAGCTTGACTCGAATATTTTAATGGATCAATTTAAATCAATTAAGAtaacttatatattaatctaaTCATATATAAGAACTTTGTTCTCCCTATTGTCATATCAAAACTTTTATACATCAACAAAAGTAGGTCGAATCTGTCAgcaataatttgatttaaagcAAACAAATTGAGTATAGGACAACAGAAGaaatttgaatagaaaaaaaaaaagtacctcttaattataagtaatacataaggaaaaataagacaaaaaatatatatattatttatgaaattttcctttctttctcttccgACCAAAAATACAAAGGTATCATATACTTTTGAGAACCATCGATTTTACTTCCCTTTTGATGTACATAAATATTGCAAGAGTTGGCACAATATGCAACTTACATTGTGCTGTTTTAAAAGTGTGTTTTCAAAGAATAATATTAGATGCATAGCTATcaatatgattaaatttatggaaagaaagaaaaatatatctgGCTTCCAAATAAACAAGATAATATTACAAATTCAATTTGACAAACCCAATGATAAGATTGTTTAAATCTTTCATTTGAATGTTTGTATACAGATTGCCCAATAATTTATTagtctttatatttaattcaaattaatttactactgaaaatagaaaatagtaataaaataattaatgttatacaaaatatttcaaataaatataattacatttCATTCAGGTGTAAATTCATGTGTTTGTCATCTTATACGAATGAATATAATCTACTTTAATAATTTACTTTCAATAATATTATCCATAACACTTACATATTTTTTCAACAATATATTCCATAAACATTAtcatttttgtatattatatttttgcgttatattttaaatt
This portion of the Vigna unguiculata cultivar IT97K-499-35 chromosome 6, ASM411807v1, whole genome shotgun sequence genome encodes:
- the LOC114188988 gene encoding WAT1-related protein At1g25270-like, whose product is MRDIGEVVHGLKPALLMLMVQIAFASVNVLYKLAINDGMSVRIITAYRLIFAAASTVPLALIFERKNLQTLTWRVILKSFFCGLFGGSLFQNLYFESLKLISATFASAVFNLIPAVTFILAVTCGFEKLNFQRVAGKAKVLGTITGVGGAMMLTFLKGVEINIWNFHINLLHKKGTTETLNGDSGSKLLGVFCGLGSCLCFALWLIIQAEMSKEFPGHHSSTALMSIMGAIQATVFALCIEKDWSQWRLGWSIRLLAAAYSGIVASGIMVVVIAWCVRMRGPLFASVFNPLLLVLVAIAGSLMLDENLYVGSVIGAVLIVMGLYMVLWGKSKEMERVSDLETTPELEEIEVVVTCRATEDDKSVYSNDKYTCSERNIIEKDNDDASKSRDEGQDNESNGKKP